A single region of the Halobacterium wangiae genome encodes:
- a CDS encoding DUF7269 family protein has translation MRFRTFVGILGVASLGTGLLFMYEPALAAELPPLEQAKATFQGIPPSKLLVGLGGALSLYAGVAAWTAGGHPDESPLDADTTRFGAAHQAPPEMVVDDDRVPVNALSGKAFEQVGESRSNVATVQHQLRATVRTALVLDGRDPEPVIEEGTWTDSRLAAAYLSESEDLRPSVWSRLRMWLDLEQERERRFRVTLHEVEQFVGKQTGGDQ, from the coding sequence ATGCGGTTCCGAACGTTCGTCGGTATCCTGGGTGTCGCCTCGCTCGGGACGGGACTCCTGTTCATGTACGAGCCCGCGCTCGCCGCAGAGCTCCCACCCCTGGAGCAAGCCAAGGCGACATTCCAGGGGATACCCCCGAGCAAGCTGCTCGTCGGCCTCGGCGGCGCGCTCTCACTGTATGCCGGAGTGGCCGCCTGGACCGCAGGTGGCCACCCAGACGAATCGCCACTGGACGCGGACACCACGCGATTCGGCGCCGCACATCAGGCACCCCCAGAGATGGTAGTCGACGACGACCGAGTGCCGGTTAACGCACTATCTGGGAAGGCCTTCGAGCAGGTCGGGGAGAGCCGGTCCAACGTGGCGACCGTCCAGCACCAGTTACGGGCCACGGTTCGCACAGCCCTCGTCCTCGACGGTCGTGATCCAGAACCCGTCATCGAGGAGGGAACCTGGACGGACAGCCGACTCGCAGCAGCATACCTCTCTGAGTCCGAGGACCTCCGGCCGTCCGTCTGGAGTCGGCTCCGAATGTGGCTCGATCTCGAGCAAGAGCGTGAACGCCGATTCCGCGTGACGCTGCACGAAGTTGAGCAATTCGTCGGGAAGCAGACTGGAGGTGACCAATGA
- a CDS encoding DUF58 domain-containing protein — MSETYQRISRWQATGIAALLLVAVGFLYASPVVVAAAAIPVAFTAYESLSTVSASAELQAEREISATGARPGEHVEVKVSLTNTGSAAIPDLRVIDDVPDELAVVSGSPRLGATLRSGDTESLTYEVVAKRGSYEFADPVVRGRSFAASEHSTVSVATTGDSTLEGLRAIDAPPVDNTAILRAGTQTTDQGGPGVEFYRTREYQPGDPLNRLNWRQYAKTGELSTVEFREEHATRTALIVDARQPTRVTPQPGHPTATELSAYVSARLYSALTNADVETIVTAIGLPDDVDVRLGPHGLPWSTEESATTAEAVLDAVDQVATRGPTRTTAGLSTPPAGDELSGSKPAVANGLLARLPPRATVVIATPLVDNWPLKLAGALRPHGYPVTIVSPDVTTHGEALEAPVGLHRDLRQQTLSQAGFTVVDWQLDTPLDTTLESALAHIIQ; from the coding sequence ATGAGCGAGACCTATCAACGGATTTCGCGGTGGCAGGCCACAGGCATCGCAGCGTTACTCCTGGTCGCTGTGGGATTCCTCTACGCGTCCCCAGTCGTTGTCGCTGCCGCGGCGATACCCGTCGCGTTCACGGCCTACGAGTCGTTGTCGACTGTGTCCGCGAGCGCAGAGCTGCAGGCTGAACGAGAAATTAGTGCAACTGGCGCTCGCCCCGGCGAACACGTCGAAGTGAAGGTTTCTTTGACGAATACCGGCTCTGCGGCCATCCCCGACCTCCGCGTCATCGACGACGTCCCCGACGAACTGGCTGTCGTGTCGGGCTCCCCCCGACTGGGAGCGACACTCCGATCGGGGGACACGGAATCACTGACCTACGAAGTTGTAGCGAAGCGCGGCAGCTACGAGTTCGCCGACCCGGTCGTTCGGGGACGATCGTTCGCTGCGAGTGAGCACAGTACTGTCTCAGTCGCAACGACGGGCGATTCGACTCTGGAGGGCTTACGGGCGATCGACGCGCCACCAGTGGATAACACGGCCATCCTGCGGGCGGGCACGCAGACGACCGACCAGGGTGGGCCAGGCGTCGAGTTCTACCGGACTCGCGAGTACCAGCCTGGTGACCCGTTGAATCGCTTGAACTGGCGGCAGTACGCGAAGACCGGGGAGTTGTCCACCGTCGAATTCCGCGAAGAGCACGCCACGCGGACGGCCCTCATCGTCGACGCTCGCCAGCCGACTCGCGTGACGCCACAGCCCGGACACCCGACTGCGACGGAACTCTCCGCGTACGTGAGTGCGCGGCTGTACAGCGCGCTCACGAATGCGGACGTCGAGACGATCGTTACGGCTATTGGATTACCAGACGATGTGGATGTTCGACTTGGCCCCCATGGACTTCCGTGGTCGACCGAGGAGTCCGCGACGACCGCGGAAGCAGTGCTGGACGCCGTCGACCAAGTCGCTACGCGGGGGCCAACCCGAACTACGGCTGGCTTATCGACGCCACCTGCGGGCGACGAACTGAGCGGTAGCAAGCCAGCTGTTGCGAACGGGTTACTCGCGCGATTGCCACCACGCGCGACAGTCGTTATTGCGACACCCCTCGTTGATAACTGGCCGCTCAAATTGGCTGGCGCATTGCGCCCCCATGGTTATCCGGTCACGATTGTCAGTCCAGATGTAACGACACACGGAGAGGCGCTGGAGGCTCCGGTTGGCCTTCACCGTGATCTCCGCCAGCAAACTCTCTCGCAGGCCGGCTTCACCGTCGTGGATTGGCAACTGGATACCCCACTCGATACCACCCTCGAGAGCGCCCTCGCGCACATCATCCAATGA
- a CDS encoding DUF7519 family protein — translation MAVSLDLTLALGSAWVTALSLGGAIWFATTLRWKLVGRFIAGLLVGLFGLGTTVALIYTGVTLAGSLFPQPTAAQSATAILAMAAQLFVVFGVTIAVVGAVSTVGGLIDRSALQFLWGVTLQSAVPSSVGAAVLTAVAIVGKVQLQSLNQTVESTVRTGIHEAVSMLLSPATSHPNLTSLAGLVLVTMWLLNRVIRTLPLAELLGPHRVEPLQTAQQSISYVLFASAVGILVGLCTDYLIPGATIRQELSPSAYRLLVDVTAFEAIRVVLLGLSVLGLLLIIVTTTVKWVATTSPGNATTRFAPLGSGVAIGGIALVLHGQLVWSAQDFVARNLPRTVSGTYQRLSEGVIQYYGTLTLTLAVFALLLVVAASVVLLLRVSIWTRIIPNTTTGPALAGSGLFLATAFGGTQSLPPTFVFVGILGSFVVWDAGRFAWTLGREIGRQAPTHKVEAVHVSGTLLVGGIAAVLATTTLTYATEVTIINPSTVQVAAVGVAGSLFLLVFASR, via the coding sequence GTGGCGGTCTCGCTCGACCTGACGCTCGCGCTCGGCTCCGCGTGGGTGACGGCGCTGTCGCTTGGCGGCGCGATCTGGTTCGCCACGACGCTTCGCTGGAAACTGGTGGGGCGGTTCATCGCAGGCCTGCTCGTCGGCCTGTTCGGCCTTGGCACGACTGTCGCGCTCATCTACACCGGGGTCACGCTGGCGGGGAGCCTGTTCCCGCAGCCGACCGCGGCGCAGAGTGCGACTGCTATTCTCGCCATGGCCGCCCAACTGTTCGTCGTCTTCGGTGTGACCATCGCAGTCGTCGGAGCCGTCTCTACTGTAGGCGGACTGATCGACCGCTCTGCACTCCAGTTCCTGTGGGGAGTCACACTCCAGAGCGCTGTGCCATCCTCGGTGGGTGCAGCCGTACTCACCGCTGTCGCTATCGTCGGAAAGGTACAGCTCCAGAGCCTGAACCAGACGGTCGAATCCACGGTCCGCACAGGCATTCACGAGGCCGTGTCGATGCTCCTTTCGCCAGCGACCAGCCATCCGAATCTCACTTCGTTAGCGGGGCTCGTGCTCGTCACGATGTGGCTGCTAAACCGCGTGATTCGAACGCTCCCGCTCGCCGAACTCCTCGGCCCGCACCGAGTGGAGCCACTCCAGACGGCCCAACAGTCGATCAGCTACGTCTTGTTCGCGAGTGCTGTCGGAATCCTGGTCGGCCTCTGTACCGACTATCTCATTCCCGGAGCCACAATCCGTCAAGAGCTGAGTCCGTCCGCGTACCGCCTGCTGGTCGACGTGACGGCCTTCGAAGCAATCCGCGTCGTCCTCCTCGGGCTGTCCGTGCTCGGTTTGCTCCTGATTATCGTGACCACGACGGTCAAGTGGGTGGCGACGACGTCCCCGGGGAACGCGACGACGCGGTTCGCGCCCCTCGGTAGCGGGGTCGCAATCGGTGGTATCGCCCTCGTTCTCCACGGCCAGCTGGTCTGGAGTGCCCAGGACTTCGTCGCGCGGAATCTGCCACGGACCGTCTCAGGCACGTACCAGCGCCTCTCGGAGGGCGTCATCCAGTACTACGGGACGCTGACGCTGACGCTGGCGGTCTTCGCGCTCCTCTTGGTCGTCGCCGCGAGCGTGGTTCTCCTGCTCCGGGTCAGTATCTGGACACGGATTATTCCGAACACGACCACCGGGCCGGCCCTGGCTGGGTCGGGGCTGTTCTTGGCGACCGCCTTCGGGGGGACGCAGTCACTCCCGCCGACTTTCGTCTTCGTGGGGATTCTCGGTAGCTTCGTGGTCTGGGATGCTGGGCGGTTCGCGTGGACGCTCGGCAGGGAGATCGGGAGACAGGCACCAACGCACAAGGTCGAGGCAGTGCACGTGAGTGGCACGCTCCTCGTCGGCGGTATCGCGGCCGTCCTGGCGACGACGACGCTCACGTACGCGACCGAGGTGACCATCATCAATCCCTCCACGGTCCAGGTAGCGGCCGTCGGCGTCGCTGGCTCCCTCTTCCTGCTGGTATTCGCATCCCGGTAG
- a CDS encoding universal stress protein: MGSVAERVLRRAPVPVTIVRPNQRTGEKHHLVPIDGSEQSRKALEYAFTVFPDVEATVLHAIDPLETHYGEGQFVHTPAQYEQIEAEAEQLLADAEDLAREYDVDVSTTVFAGQKPNRPVNAILEYVDDGNVDHVIMGSHGRSGTSRILLGSVAEFVARRSPAPVTVVR; this comes from the coding sequence ATGGGGAGCGTCGCCGAGCGCGTACTGCGGCGAGCGCCCGTCCCCGTCACGATTGTTCGCCCCAATCAACGAACGGGTGAGAAGCATCATCTCGTTCCAATCGACGGCTCAGAACAGTCGAGAAAAGCCCTCGAATACGCGTTCACGGTCTTCCCAGACGTCGAAGCAACAGTACTCCATGCAATCGATCCGCTGGAAACCCACTACGGTGAGGGACAATTTGTTCACACCCCAGCACAGTACGAGCAGATCGAAGCGGAAGCAGAGCAACTACTGGCAGACGCAGAAGACCTCGCTCGCGAGTACGACGTCGACGTATCGACGACGGTGTTTGCCGGACAGAAACCGAATCGGCCAGTGAACGCGATTCTCGAGTACGTCGACGACGGGAACGTCGACCACGTGATCATGGGTAGTCACGGTCGGTCCGGCACGTCGAGGATTCTCCTCGGAAGTGTCGCAGAATTCGTTGCCAGACGGTCACCTGCACCGGTTACCGTCGTCCGCTAA
- a CDS encoding universal stress protein — MPRNVLVPTDGSPLSKEAFEHAIDTFPDGHFTLIHVTGLRYIVLNDDNLNPEEKLTELVDLAERHDIEVETEIRAGRPSREIVTYSEENDIDEIVMGSHGREREPHGS; from the coding sequence ATGCCCCGGAACGTACTGGTACCGACAGACGGGTCGCCACTCTCGAAAGAAGCGTTCGAGCACGCCATAGATACGTTCCCGGACGGACACTTCACGCTCATTCACGTCACTGGCCTCCGATATATCGTACTGAACGACGACAACCTGAACCCCGAGGAGAAACTCACCGAGTTAGTAGACCTTGCAGAACGCCACGATATCGAGGTAGAGACCGAGATTCGAGCCGGCCGCCCGAGTCGTGAAATCGTCACCTACAGCGAGGAAAACGACATCGACGAGATCGTGATGGGGAGCCACGGCAGAGAGAGAGAGCCTCACGGATCCTGA